The Saccopteryx leptura isolate mSacLep1 chromosome 2, mSacLep1_pri_phased_curated, whole genome shotgun sequence genome has a window encoding:
- the CRKL gene encoding crk-like protein isoform X2: MSSARFDSSDRSAWYMGPVSRQDAQNRLQGQRHGMFLVRDSSTCPGDYVLSVSENSRVSHYIINSLPNRRFKIGDQEFEHLPALLEFYKIHYLDTTTLIEPAPRYPSPPMGSVSAPNLPTTEENLEYVRTLYDFPGNDAEDLPFKKGEILVIIEKPEEQWWSARNKDGRAGMIPVPYVEKLVRSSPHGKHGNRNSNSYGIPEPAHAYAQPQTTTPLPAVSSTPGAAINPLPSTQNGPVFAKAIQKRVPCAYDKTALALEPRLHWSKDGLGAEDGSVASASGARVALDATE, from the exons ATGTCCTCCGCCAGATTTGACTCTTCAGATCGCTCCGCCTGGTACATGGGGCCGGTGTCTCGCCAGGACGCGCAGAACCGGCTCCAGGGCCAGCGCCACGGCATGTTCTTAGTCCGCGACTCTTCCACCTGCCCCGGGGACTATGTGCTGTCCGTGTCTGAGAACTCTCGGGTCTCTCACTACATCATCAACTCGCTACCCAACCGCCGTTTTAAGATCGGGGACCAGGAGTTTGAGCACTTGCCGGCTCTGCTCGAGTTCTACAAGATCCACTATCTGGACACCACCACCCTAATCGAGCCCGCACCCAG gTATCCAAGCCCACCAATGGGATCTGTATCAGCACCAAACCTGCCTACTACAGAAGAAAATCTGGAGTATGTACGGACTCTTTATGATTTTCCTGGGAATGATGCTGAAGACCTGCCTTTTAAAAAGGGTGAGATCCTGGTGATAATAGAGAAGCCTGAAGAACAGTGGTGGAGTGCCCGGAACAAGGACGGCCGGGCTGGGATGATTCCTGTTCCTTATGTTGAAAAGCTTGTGAGGTCCTCACCACACGGAAAACATGGAAATAGGAATTCCAACAGTTATGGGATCCCAGAACCTGCTCATGCATATGCTCAACCTCAGACCACAACTCCTCTACCTGCAGTTTCCAGTACTCCTGGGGCAGCAATCAACCCTTTGCCATCCACACAGAATGGACCTGTCTTTGCAAAAGCAATCCAGAAAAGAGTACCCTGTGCTTATGACAAGACTGCCTTGGCATTAGAG ccgaggctccattggagcaaggatggcctgggcgctgaagatggctctgtggcctctgcctcaggcgctagagtggctctggatgcaacagagtga